The following proteins are co-located in the Solanum pennellii chromosome 1, SPENNV200 genome:
- the LOC114077870 gene encoding uncharacterized protein LOC114077870 isoform X6 — MKCTYGEHPWHTRIGNLNIFDSRYFGCTAALDAEHYLQEIGALEGFYFPRIMEVNPSPVTPPAETLPSVQISVEHPNLATSIQYGVSSLPVRDEVRTGGFVTDNWINFLFGESFPATEMQQ, encoded by the exons ATGAAGTGTACATATGGAGAA CATCCTTGGCATACTCGTATCGGTAACCTTAACATCTTTGACTCACGTTACTTTG GGTGCACGGCAGCTTTGGATGCTGAACATTACTTGCAAGAAATCGGTGCCCTAGAGGG GTTTTACTTTCCGAGAATCATGGAAGTGAATCCATCACCAGTTACGCCTCCTGCTGAAACACTACCTTCAGTCCAAATCTCGGTAGAGCACCCAAATTTGGCAACATCCATCCAGTACGGAGTTTCTAGTTTACCT GTGAGAGATGAAGTCCGTACAGGTGGCTTTGTGACTGATAATTGGATTAATTTCTTATTTG GTGAGAGTTTCCCTGCTACTGAGATGCAGCAATGA
- the LOC114077870 gene encoding uncharacterized protein LOC114077870 isoform X8: protein MKCTYGEHPWHTRIGNLNIFDSRYFGCTAALDAEHYLQEIGALEGFYFPRIMEVNPSPVTPPAETLPSVQISVEHPNLATSIQYGVSSLPVRDEVRTGGFVTDNWINFLFGESCY, encoded by the exons ATGAAGTGTACATATGGAGAA CATCCTTGGCATACTCGTATCGGTAACCTTAACATCTTTGACTCACGTTACTTTG GGTGCACGGCAGCTTTGGATGCTGAACATTACTTGCAAGAAATCGGTGCCCTAGAGGG GTTTTACTTTCCGAGAATCATGGAAGTGAATCCATCACCAGTTACGCCTCCTGCTGAAACACTACCTTCAGTCCAAATCTCGGTAGAGCACCCAAATTTGGCAACATCCATCCAGTACGGAGTTTCTAGTTTACCT GTGAGAGATGAAGTCCGTACAGGTGGCTTTGTGACTGATAATTGGATTAATTTCTTATTTG
- the LOC114077870 gene encoding uncharacterized protein LOC114077870 isoform X7: MKCTYGEHPWHTRIGNLNIFDSRYFGCTAALDAEHYLQEIGALEGFYFPRIMEVNPSPVTPPAETLPSVQISVEHPNLATSIQYGVSSLPVRDEVRTGGFVTDNWINFLFATDPTQMF; this comes from the exons ATGAAGTGTACATATGGAGAA CATCCTTGGCATACTCGTATCGGTAACCTTAACATCTTTGACTCACGTTACTTTG GGTGCACGGCAGCTTTGGATGCTGAACATTACTTGCAAGAAATCGGTGCCCTAGAGGG GTTTTACTTTCCGAGAATCATGGAAGTGAATCCATCACCAGTTACGCCTCCTGCTGAAACACTACCTTCAGTCCAAATCTCGGTAGAGCACCCAAATTTGGCAACATCCATCCAGTACGGAGTTTCTAGTTTACCT GTGAGAGATGAAGTCCGTACAGGTGGCTTTGTGACTGATAATTGGATTAATTTCTTATTTG
- the LOC114077870 gene encoding uncharacterized protein LOC114077870 isoform X5: MKCTYGEHPWHTRIGNLNIFDSRYFGCTAALDAEHYLQEIGALEGFYFPRIMEVNPSPVTPPAETLPSVQISVEHPNLATSIQYGVSSLPISEIKVSRLAKLKQSIPRVTSMTQHLRQRWIELTLDATMDTWTLSTHKI, translated from the exons ATGAAGTGTACATATGGAGAA CATCCTTGGCATACTCGTATCGGTAACCTTAACATCTTTGACTCACGTTACTTTG GGTGCACGGCAGCTTTGGATGCTGAACATTACTTGCAAGAAATCGGTGCCCTAGAGGG GTTTTACTTTCCGAGAATCATGGAAGTGAATCCATCACCAGTTACGCCTCCTGCTGAAACACTACCTTCAGTCCAAATCTCGGTAGAGCACCCAAATTTGGCAACATCCATCCAGTACGGAGTTTCTAGTTTACCT ATATCAGAGATTAAAGTTTCAAGGTtagcaaaactaaaacaaaGTATTCCCCGTGTAACTTCAATGACGCAACACTTGAGGCAGAGGTGGATAGAACTTACTCTTGATGCCACAATGGACACATGGACCTTGTCTACCCATAAGATCTGA
- the LOC114077870 gene encoding uncharacterized protein LOC114077870 isoform X9, translating to MKCTYGEHPWHTRIGNLNIFDSRYFGCTAALDAEHYLQEIGALEGFYFPRIMEVNPSPVTPPAETLPSVQISVEHPNLATSIQYGVSSLPGNKEKEGYQ from the exons ATGAAGTGTACATATGGAGAA CATCCTTGGCATACTCGTATCGGTAACCTTAACATCTTTGACTCACGTTACTTTG GGTGCACGGCAGCTTTGGATGCTGAACATTACTTGCAAGAAATCGGTGCCCTAGAGGG GTTTTACTTTCCGAGAATCATGGAAGTGAATCCATCACCAGTTACGCCTCCTGCTGAAACACTACCTTCAGTCCAAATCTCGGTAGAGCACCCAAATTTGGCAACATCCATCCAGTACGGAGTTTCTAGTTTACCT